In Gossypium arboreum isolate Shixiya-1 chromosome 5, ASM2569848v2, whole genome shotgun sequence, a single genomic region encodes these proteins:
- the LOC108453286 gene encoding factor of DNA methylation 1-like has product MDSSSGEESDLSESEINEYKEKPYEEIRSGKYKVKALNGSLRCPFCAGKKKQDYKYKDLLQHASGVGKGSANRSAKQRANHLALAKYLEIDLASEADETSRPTVPQVVDQTPEQTELYVWPWMGIIMNIVAESKNIDTLHDKGYWLKRFAKYKPINVQCFWNEVDLTGQAIVVFNSDWNGFVNATQFEKAFESERHSKKHWNGRQTQLGSNIYGWCARADDYQSDGPIGDYLRKVGKLQTISGIVQEAAQDRNSVVANLTTKIDLTNENLDELQYKYNETTMSLSRMLEEKDRLHLAFIEETRKMQRLARDNVRRILEEQEKLNHELETKKRKIDNWTRELNKRETLTERERQKLDEEKKKNNERNNSLQLASMEQKKADENVLRLVEEQKREKEEALKKILLLEKQLDIKQKLEMEIEDLKGKLQVMKHLGQDDAAVQKKMEEMNNELQEKIDDLQDLESTNKALIYKERQSNDELQEARKVLIQGLPELLGNRTNIGLKRMGELDPKAFHDTCKSRFPSDEAEIQATTLCSSWQENLKNPDWHPFKVIVEGGNPKEILNEEDEKLTNLKLEWGEEIYNAVVTALKELNEYNPSGRYVISELWNFKENRKATLKEVVGYVVRNIKTAKRKRT; this is encoded by the exons ATGGACTCCAGCTCTGGAGAAGAGTCAGATCTTAGTGAGTCTGAGATCAATGAATACAAAGAAAAGCCATATGAAGAGATTAGGTCTGGGAAGTACAAAGTAAAGGCCTTAAATGGTAGCTTAAGATGCCCCTTTTGTGCTGGGAAGAAGAAACAAGACTACAAGTACAAGGATCTGCTTCAACATGCTTCTGGGGTTGGTAAAGGATCTGCCAACAGAAGTGCAAAACAGAGAGCAAACCACCTGGCCTTGGCAAAATATTTGGAAATTGACCTAGCCAGTGAAGCAGATGAGACCTCCCGTCCAACTGTACCACAAGTTGTGGACCAGACTCCAGAGCAAACTGAGCTTTATGTCTGGCCATGGATGGGAATAATTATGAACATTGTTGCTGAGTCGAAGAATATAGACACATTGCATGATAAAGGGTACTGGTTGAAGAGGTTTGCTAAATATAAACCTATCAATGTTCAATGTTTCTGGAATGAGGTAGATCTGACTGGCCAAGCCATAGTAGTGTTCAATAGTGATTGGAACGGGTTTGTGAATGCAACTCAATTTGAGAAAGCATTTGAATCCGAGCGCCACAGTAAGAAGCATTGGAACGGGCGACAAACTCAGCTTGGTTCCAATATATATGGCTGGTGTGCGCGTGCTGATGACTACCAATCCGATGGGCCAATAGGGGATTATCTTCGGAAGGTGGGTAAATTACAAACCATTTCTGGCATTGTCCAAGAAGCTGCTCAAGATAGGAATAGCGTTGTGGCAAACTTGACAACAAAAATTGATTTGACGAATGAAAATTTAGATGAATTACAGTACAAATACAATGAGACTACTATGTCCTTAAGCAGAATGCTCGAAGAGAAAGACAGGCTGCATCTTGCCTTTATTGAAG AGACAAGGAAGATGCAAAGGCTTGCTCGAGACAATGTTCGAAGGATTTTGGAAGAACAGGAAAAGCTGAATCATGAACTGGAAACAAAGAAAAGGAAGATCGACAACTGGACCAGGGAACTGAATAAACGTGAGACGCTAACTGAGCGCGAAAGGCAAAAACTTGATGAAGAGAAGAAAAAG AACAATGAAAGAAATAATTCACTTCAGCTAGCTTCCATGGAGCAGAAAAAGGCTGATGAGAATGTGTTAAGATTGGTTGAAGAGCAAAAG AGGGAGAAAGAAGAGGCCCTGAAAAAGATACTTCTGCTGGAAAAACAGCTAGATATAAAGCAGAAGTTGGAAATGGAAATCGAAGACTTGAAAGGCAAGCTGCAAGTGATGAAACATCTTGGACAAGATGATGCAGCTGTACAGAAGAAGATGGAAGAGATGAATAATGAGTTGCAAGAGAAGATTGATGATCTGCAAGATCTGGAGTCAACAAACAAAGCTCTTATATACAAAGAGCGTCAAAGCAATGATGAGCTACAAGAAGCAAGGAAAGTGCTAATTCAG GGTTTGCCAGAATTGTTGGGTAATCGCACTAATATTGGATTAAAGAGAATGGGAGAGCTTGATCCAAAGGCTTTTCATGACACTTGTAAGTCACGATTTCCTTCTGATGAAGCGGAAATTCAGGCCACTACTCTATGCTCATCATGGCAGGAGAATCTGAAAAATCCAGATTGGCATCCATTCAAAGTTATAGTGGAGGGAGGGAATCCTAAG GAAATTCTAAATGAGGAAGATGAGAAACTAACAAATCTAAAGCTGGAATGGGGTGAAGAGATTTATAATGCAGTGGTAACAGCTTTGAAAGAACTAAACGAGTATAATCCCAGTGGGAGATATGTAATTTCTGAGCTCTGGAACTTCAAGGAAAACAGGAAAGCCACACTAAAGGAAGTCGTTGGGTATGTTGTTAGGAACATCAAAACAGCAAAGCGCAAGAGAACCTGA